The following are encoded in a window of Saccharothrix longispora genomic DNA:
- the pcaG gene encoding protocatechuate 3,4-dioxygenase subunit alpha yields the protein MSESWTTPSQTVGPFFRHGLLWEDGPYAVPEGTPGGFWLTGAVFDGAGAPVPDAVVETWQADPDGRFDHPDDPRGAVARPGFRGFARSATDPEGRFRVFTVKPGPLPTGDGATEAPHLDVSVFCRGMLVRLVTRAYFPDEEANAADPVLTSIDDPAARATLVAAGVPGGYRFDIHLQGEHETVFFDL from the coding sequence ATGAGTGAGTCGTGGACGACGCCGTCGCAGACCGTCGGCCCGTTCTTCCGCCACGGCCTGCTGTGGGAGGACGGCCCGTACGCGGTGCCGGAGGGCACGCCCGGCGGGTTCTGGTTGACCGGCGCGGTGTTCGACGGCGCGGGAGCCCCCGTGCCGGACGCGGTCGTGGAGACCTGGCAGGCCGACCCGGACGGCCGGTTCGACCACCCCGACGACCCGCGCGGCGCGGTGGCCCGGCCGGGTTTCCGCGGCTTCGCCCGCAGCGCCACCGACCCCGAGGGGCGCTTCCGGGTCTTCACCGTGAAGCCGGGCCCGCTGCCGACCGGCGACGGCGCGACGGAGGCACCCCACCTCGACGTGTCGGTGTTCTGCCGGGGCATGCTGGTGCGGCTGGTCACCCGCGCCTACTTCCCCGACGAGGAGGCCAACGCCGCCGACCCGGTGCTCACCTCGATCGACGACCCCGCCGCGCGGGCCACGCTCGTCGCCGCGGGCGTCCCCGGCGGCTACCGCTTCGACATCCACCTGCAAGGGGAGCATGAAACCGTCTTCTTCGACCTCTGA
- the pcaH gene encoding protocatechuate 3,4-dioxygenase subunit beta, which produces MPNPTRLPHTYRRDAPSHPPLDFPGYRSNALRVPHRPLVLLPQRLTEITGPLLGEERVGAHDADLTAGHADEPQGQRIIVSGRVLDGDGRPVAGTLLEVWQANAGGRYRHDGDRHPAPLDPNFTGVGRTVTDAEGRYSFTTIQPGAYPWRNHDNAWRPAHIHFSLFGTAFTQRLITQMYFPGDPLFAQDPIYNSVRDPRAREAMVARFDLGTTVPEWALGYRWDIVLRGKNPTPLEEEDDDE; this is translated from the coding sequence GTGCCGAACCCCACCCGCCTGCCGCACACCTACCGCCGGGACGCGCCGTCCCACCCGCCGCTGGACTTCCCCGGGTACCGGTCGAACGCGCTGCGCGTCCCGCACCGGCCGCTCGTGCTGCTGCCGCAGCGGCTGACCGAGATCACCGGCCCGCTGCTCGGCGAGGAGCGCGTCGGCGCGCACGACGCCGACCTCACCGCCGGGCACGCCGACGAGCCGCAGGGTCAGCGGATCATCGTGTCCGGGCGCGTCCTCGACGGCGACGGCCGACCCGTCGCGGGCACCCTGCTGGAGGTGTGGCAGGCCAACGCGGGCGGCCGGTACCGGCACGACGGCGACCGCCACCCCGCGCCGCTGGACCCGAACTTCACCGGGGTCGGCCGCACGGTCACCGACGCCGAGGGCCGCTACTCGTTCACCACGATCCAGCCCGGCGCCTACCCGTGGCGCAACCACGACAACGCCTGGCGGCCCGCGCACATCCACTTCTCGCTGTTCGGCACCGCGTTCACGCAGCGGCTGATCACCCAGATGTACTTCCCGGGCGACCCGCTGTTCGCGCAGGACCCCATCTACAACTCGGTGCGCGACCCGAGGGCCCGCGAGGCCATGGTGGCCCGCTTCGACCTCGGCACGACCGTGCCCGAGTGGGCGCTGGGCTACCGGTGGGACATCGTGCTGCGCGGCAAGAACCCCACCCCGCTGGAGGAGGAGGACGACGATGAGTGA
- a CDS encoding PP2C family protein-serine/threonine phosphatase translates to MAQGYRQGADTGLDLDAWRRLVDGFREAVVVLDPDGVVRLVNPLAAVLFPEARPGSVLPAPRGRGQDLGGGWTAWYERSEDYLERAVRRFSVLTDRGDALRAVVEMAPAEHTAVVLPGRRGRLEWWRRTPAGDVAVVRTTRQVVAGAAGLDAVLDGLVEHADITCSDDGPWGGSGDGVAVRLTDGGALVCFGGRDLELLRRFADRASSAVEVSTRFADRERTVEVLRANLLPAPLPDVPGVRLARVFEPAHRTAMIGGDFYDVHPREDGSAAFALGDVAGNGLEAAVHSGRVRQSLHTLLLVEQRPAQLLHLLNAALRAAGSRLFTTVVVGTMLPVQAGGLRLNLAAGGHPAPLVLRGNGRVEEIAVHGGIVGVLPEVRFQQTTVLLAPGETVLLFSDGVTEARKDGDRQELFGDARLKDALADCAGLPAEAVAERLRHVVFGWLGAAEHDDLTLLVLQAED, encoded by the coding sequence ATGGCCCAGGGCTACCGGCAAGGCGCCGACACGGGCCTCGACCTCGACGCGTGGCGCCGTCTCGTCGACGGCTTCCGCGAAGCCGTGGTCGTGCTCGACCCCGACGGCGTCGTCCGGCTGGTCAACCCCCTCGCGGCCGTGCTCTTCCCCGAGGCGCGGCCCGGGTCGGTGCTGCCCGCGCCCCGCGGCCGCGGCCAGGACCTCGGCGGGGGCTGGACCGCCTGGTACGAGAGGTCCGAGGACTACCTGGAACGGGCCGTGCGCCGGTTCTCCGTGCTCACCGACCGGGGCGACGCGCTGCGCGCCGTCGTCGAGATGGCGCCCGCCGAGCACACCGCCGTGGTGCTGCCGGGCCGGCGCGGCAGGCTGGAGTGGTGGCGGCGGACTCCCGCCGGCGACGTCGCCGTGGTCCGCACCACGCGGCAGGTCGTGGCGGGCGCGGCGGGGCTGGACGCGGTCCTGGACGGACTGGTCGAGCACGCCGACATCACCTGTTCGGATGATGGCCCGTGGGGCGGGTCGGGTGACGGCGTGGCCGTGCGGCTGACCGACGGCGGCGCGCTCGTGTGCTTCGGCGGGCGGGACCTGGAGCTGCTCCGGCGGTTCGCCGACCGCGCGTCGTCGGCCGTGGAGGTGAGCACGCGGTTCGCCGACCGGGAGCGGACCGTGGAGGTGCTGCGGGCGAACCTGCTGCCCGCGCCGCTGCCGGACGTGCCGGGCGTGCGGCTGGCGCGGGTGTTCGAGCCCGCCCACCGGACCGCGATGATCGGCGGCGACTTCTACGACGTGCACCCGCGCGAGGACGGCAGCGCGGCGTTCGCGCTCGGCGACGTGGCGGGCAACGGCCTGGAGGCCGCCGTGCACAGCGGTCGGGTGCGGCAGAGCCTGCACACGCTGCTGCTCGTCGAGCAGCGGCCCGCGCAGCTGCTGCACCTGCTCAACGCCGCCCTGCGCGCGGCCGGCAGCCGGCTGTTCACGACCGTCGTGGTCGGCACCATGCTGCCCGTGCAGGCGGGCGGGCTGCGGCTGAACCTCGCGGCGGGCGGCCACCCGGCGCCCCTCGTGCTGCGCGGGAACGGGCGGGTCGAGGAGATCGCCGTGCACGGCGGGATCGTCGGCGTGCTGCCCGAGGTGCGGTTCCAGCAGACGACCGTGCTGCTCGCGCCGGGGGAGACGGTGCTGCTGTTCAGCGACGGCGTGACCGAGGCGCGCAAGGACGGCGACCGGCAGGAGCTGTTCGGCGACGCCCGGTTGAAGGACGCGCTGGCCGACTGCGCGGGCCTGCCGGCCGAGGCGGTGGCCGAGCGCCTGCGGCACGTGGTGTTCGGGTGGCTGGGCGCGGCGGAGCACGACGACCTGACCCTGCTGGTGCTCCAGGCCGAGGACTAG
- a CDS encoding STAS domain-containing protein — MELQVRSEVRDGWTVVAVSGELDADSVPTLSDLLEESTADQVVVDLSGVPFMDTTGLSLMLDWHRRLDGTGGEFRMAALQPAVHKLFRLTELTEVMHIHDTVESATA; from the coding sequence ATGGAGTTGCAGGTGCGCAGCGAGGTACGCGATGGCTGGACGGTCGTCGCGGTGTCGGGCGAGCTCGACGCGGACAGCGTCCCGACCCTGTCCGACCTCCTGGAGGAGAGCACGGCCGACCAGGTGGTGGTCGACCTGAGCGGCGTGCCGTTCATGGACACCACCGGCCTGTCGCTGATGCTCGACTGGCACCGGCGCCTGGACGGCACGGGCGGGGAGTTCCGGATGGCGGCGTTGCAGCCGGCGGTGCACAAGCTGTTCCGCCTCACCGAGCTGACCGAGGTCATGCACATCCACGACACCGTGGAGTCCGCGACCGCCTGA
- a CDS encoding antitoxin, giving the protein MGIGDRFDELKDKAKDALGQHGDKADQGVDKAGQFIDERTGGRHSEHVQQGTDKAKEGLDRFAEDR; this is encoded by the coding sequence ATGGGTATCGGGGACAGGTTCGACGAGCTGAAGGACAAGGCCAAGGACGCGCTGGGCCAGCACGGCGACAAGGCGGACCAGGGCGTCGACAAGGCCGGTCAGTTCATCGACGAGAGGACCGGTGGTCGGCACTCGGAGCACGTCCAGCAGGGCACGGACAAGGCCAAGGAGGGCCTCGACCGCTTCGCCGAGGACCGGTGA
- a CDS encoding ATP-binding protein: MRNEPTAPVAVTLPASAASSAHARQVVADAAKAWELSEDVAEDAALVVTELVSNSVDHAIGPVDLTVSRTATGLRVEVGDRSPAQPRPQPVRVDSSRGRGLIIVAALSAAWGTEPTPTGKVVWAELSD; the protein is encoded by the coding sequence GTGCGCAACGAGCCAACGGCGCCGGTGGCCGTGACGCTGCCCGCCTCCGCGGCGTCGTCGGCGCACGCCCGGCAGGTGGTGGCCGACGCCGCGAAGGCGTGGGAGCTGTCCGAGGACGTGGCGGAGGACGCCGCGCTGGTGGTGACCGAGCTGGTCTCGAACTCGGTGGACCACGCGATCGGTCCGGTGGACCTGACCGTCTCGCGCACGGCGACCGGCCTGCGCGTCGAGGTGGGCGACCGGTCCCCGGCGCAGCCCCGACCGCAGCCGGTCCGGGTCGACTCCTCGCGGGGTCGGGGCCTGATCATCGTGGCCGCCCTGAGCGCGGCGTGGGGCACCGAGCCGACGCCGACCGGCAAGGTCGTCTGGGCCGAGCTGTCCGACTGA
- a CDS encoding HAMP domain-containing protein, protein MTTAQDDTDVTLARLLTAMREMRDGNFRRRLVVPAADGHRNGVGAELAEVFNEIAERNQWLVGELVRVRQSVGQEGRLGERLAPSTGTVGWEMAADAVNGLIDDLTRPTAELSRVLAAVAEGDLSQEIVVDARGDVATLVESFNSMTDTLRTFAGEVTRVAREVGTDGRLGGQAQVPGVGGTWRDLTDSVNFMADNLTKQVRSIAQVTTAVAQGDLTQKITVTAAGEMLELKETVNTMVDQLSSFADEVTRVAREVGTDGRLGGQAQVTGVAGTWRDLTDNVNSMANNLTSQVRNIAQVATAVAQGDLTQKITVDARGEILQLKSTINTMVDQLSSFADEVTRVAREVGTDGRLGGQAQVPGVGGTWRDLTDSVNFMANNLTAQVRSIAQVTTAVARGDLSQKITVDARGEILELKSTINTMVDQLSSFADEVTRVAREVGTDGRLGGQARVPGVAGTWKGLTDNVNVMADNLSTQVRSIADVATAVARGDLSQKITVEAKGEVAALADTLNGMVDTLRAFADEVTRVAREVGTEGILGGQARVPNVAGTWKDLTDNVNSMANNLTNQVRNIAQVTTAVALGDLSKKIDVDARGEILELKTTINTMVNQLSSFADEVTRVAREVGTEGKLGGQAEVEGVSGTWKRLTENVNELAGNLTRQVRAIAVVATAVTAGDLTRQITVDASGEVADLKDNINRMIGNLKASTRANQEQDWLKTNLARLSGQMQGHRDLKAMASLVMSELTPLVSAQHGAFFLVDGESEVLELTAAYGWSPRGGRPARFARGESLVGQVAVEKKTVLVTDVPPGYLEVRSGLGSAPPSNLVILPIVFQGETLGVIELGSFGEFTEVHLDLLDQLKESIGVNLNTMLANARTDSLLAESQRLTEELRAGSVELEARARQLSSASKYKSEFMANMSHELRTPLNSLLILAKLLADNLDGNLNPKQVEFARTIHSSGTDLLQLIDDILDLTKVEAGHMQVQTDPMRVSDIVSYVEALTSPLAAEKGLDFEVVVDPDVPTTLHTDEHRLQQILRNLLSNAVKFTHTGEIKLRIRLFEGSVAFDVQDTGIGIPAEKLSVIFEAFQQADGTTSRKYGGTGLGLSISRELSILLDGRLDVRSEPGVGSTFTLYLPLGEQGAVPPVVVEPEALPELLSPVEPTPESLVAPAELPPPPMRFHGEKVLIVDDDLRNVFALTSVLELHGLQVIYADNGITGVRALEQYDDVTLVLMDIMMPELDGNATMAAIRAMSRYADLPVIAVTAKAMKGDREKSLASGATDYVTKPVDTEHLLRLIAFYLGVEQD, encoded by the coding sequence GTGACGACCGCCCAGGACGACACCGACGTGACCCTGGCCCGCCTGCTCACCGCGATGCGGGAGATGAGGGACGGCAACTTCCGCCGTCGCCTCGTCGTGCCCGCGGCGGACGGGCACCGCAACGGCGTGGGAGCCGAGCTGGCCGAGGTCTTCAACGAGATCGCGGAGCGCAACCAGTGGCTGGTCGGCGAGCTGGTGCGGGTGCGCCAGTCCGTCGGCCAGGAGGGCAGGTTGGGCGAGCGGCTCGCGCCGAGCACCGGCACGGTCGGCTGGGAGATGGCCGCCGACGCGGTGAACGGCCTGATCGACGACCTGACCCGGCCGACCGCCGAGCTGAGCCGCGTGCTCGCCGCGGTCGCCGAGGGCGACCTGTCGCAGGAGATCGTGGTCGACGCGCGCGGCGACGTGGCCACGCTGGTGGAGAGCTTCAACTCGATGACCGACACGCTGCGCACGTTCGCGGGCGAGGTGACGCGCGTGGCGCGCGAGGTCGGCACCGACGGGCGGCTCGGCGGCCAGGCCCAGGTGCCGGGCGTGGGCGGCACCTGGCGCGACCTCACCGACTCGGTCAACTTCATGGCCGACAACCTGACCAAGCAGGTGCGGTCGATCGCGCAGGTCACCACGGCCGTCGCCCAGGGCGACCTGACCCAGAAGATCACCGTGACGGCGGCGGGCGAGATGCTGGAGCTGAAGGAGACCGTCAACACGATGGTCGACCAGCTCTCCTCGTTCGCCGACGAGGTCACCCGCGTCGCCCGCGAGGTCGGCACCGACGGACGCCTCGGCGGCCAGGCCCAGGTCACCGGCGTCGCCGGCACCTGGCGCGACCTCACCGACAACGTGAACTCGATGGCGAACAACCTGACCAGCCAGGTCCGCAACATCGCCCAGGTGGCGACCGCGGTGGCGCAGGGCGACCTGACCCAGAAGATCACCGTGGACGCGCGCGGCGAGATCCTCCAGCTCAAGTCGACCATCAACACGATGGTCGACCAGCTCTCCTCGTTCGCCGACGAGGTCACCCGCGTCGCCCGCGAGGTCGGCACCGACGGACGCCTCGGCGGCCAGGCCCAGGTGCCGGGCGTGGGCGGCACCTGGCGCGACCTCACCGACTCCGTCAACTTCATGGCGAACAACCTGACCGCGCAGGTCCGGTCGATCGCCCAGGTCACCACGGCCGTGGCCCGCGGCGACCTGTCGCAGAAGATCACCGTGGACGCGCGCGGCGAGATCCTCGAACTGAAGTCGACCATCAACACGATGGTCGACCAGCTCTCCTCGTTCGCCGACGAGGTCACCCGCGTCGCCCGCGAGGTCGGCACCGACGGACGCCTCGGCGGCCAGGCGCGGGTGCCGGGCGTGGCGGGCACCTGGAAGGGTCTGACCGACAACGTCAACGTCATGGCGGACAACCTGTCCACGCAGGTGCGGTCGATCGCCGACGTGGCCACGGCGGTGGCGCGCGGCGACCTGTCGCAGAAGATCACCGTCGAGGCCAAGGGCGAGGTCGCCGCGCTCGCGGACACCCTCAACGGCATGGTCGACACGCTGCGCGCGTTCGCCGACGAGGTCACCCGCGTGGCCCGCGAGGTGGGCACCGAGGGCATCCTGGGCGGCCAGGCGCGCGTGCCGAACGTGGCCGGCACGTGGAAGGACCTGACCGACAACGTCAACTCGATGGCGAACAACCTGACCAACCAGGTGCGCAACATCGCCCAGGTCACCACCGCCGTCGCGCTCGGCGACCTGTCCAAGAAGATCGACGTCGACGCGCGCGGCGAGATCCTGGAGCTCAAGACCACCATCAACACCATGGTCAACCAGCTCTCCTCGTTCGCCGACGAGGTCACCCGCGTCGCCCGCGAGGTCGGCACCGAGGGCAAGCTCGGCGGCCAGGCCGAGGTCGAGGGCGTCTCCGGCACCTGGAAGCGGTTGACGGAGAACGTCAACGAGCTGGCCGGCAACCTGACCCGGCAGGTGCGCGCCATCGCCGTCGTCGCCACCGCCGTCACCGCGGGCGACCTGACCCGCCAGATCACCGTGGACGCGTCCGGCGAGGTCGCCGACCTCAAGGACAACATCAACCGGATGATCGGCAACCTGAAGGCGTCCACCCGCGCCAACCAGGAGCAGGACTGGCTCAAGACGAACCTGGCCCGGCTGTCCGGCCAGATGCAGGGCCACCGCGACCTCAAGGCGATGGCGTCGCTGGTCATGAGCGAGCTGACGCCGCTGGTGTCCGCGCAGCACGGCGCGTTCTTCCTGGTGGACGGCGAGTCCGAGGTGCTGGAGCTGACCGCCGCCTACGGCTGGTCCCCGCGGGGCGGCCGGCCCGCGCGGTTCGCCCGGGGCGAGTCGCTCGTCGGCCAGGTCGCCGTGGAGAAGAAGACGGTGCTGGTCACCGACGTGCCGCCGGGGTACCTGGAGGTGAGGTCGGGCCTGGGGTCCGCGCCGCCGTCGAACCTGGTGATCCTGCCGATCGTGTTCCAGGGCGAGACGCTGGGCGTGATCGAACTGGGGTCGTTCGGCGAGTTCACCGAGGTCCACCTGGACCTGCTGGACCAGCTGAAGGAGAGCATCGGCGTCAACCTGAACACGATGCTCGCCAACGCCCGCACCGACAGCCTGCTGGCCGAGTCGCAGCGCCTGACCGAGGAGCTGCGGGCGGGCTCGGTGGAACTGGAGGCGCGGGCGCGGCAGCTGTCGTCGGCGTCGAAGTACAAGTCGGAGTTCATGGCGAACATGTCGCACGAGCTGCGCACGCCGTTGAACAGCCTGCTGATCCTGGCCAAGCTGCTCGCCGACAACCTCGACGGCAACCTCAACCCCAAGCAGGTCGAGTTCGCCCGCACCATCCACTCCTCCGGCACGGACCTGCTCCAGCTGATCGACGACATCCTGGACCTGACCAAGGTCGAGGCCGGGCACATGCAGGTGCAGACCGACCCGATGCGGGTGTCCGACATCGTGTCCTACGTGGAGGCGCTGACCTCGCCGCTGGCGGCGGAGAAGGGCCTGGACTTCGAGGTCGTGGTCGACCCCGACGTGCCCACCACGCTGCACACCGACGAGCACCGGCTCCAGCAGATCCTGCGCAACCTGCTGTCCAACGCGGTGAAGTTCACCCACACCGGCGAGATCAAGCTGCGCATCCGGCTGTTCGAGGGCTCGGTGGCGTTCGACGTGCAGGACACCGGCATCGGCATCCCGGCGGAGAAGCTGTCGGTGATCTTCGAGGCGTTCCAGCAGGCCGACGGCACGACATCGCGCAAGTACGGCGGCACGGGCCTGGGCCTGTCGATCAGCCGCGAGCTGTCGATCCTGCTGGACGGCCGGCTGGACGTCCGCTCCGAACCCGGTGTGGGCTCGACGTTCACCCTCTACCTGCCGCTGGGCGAGCAGGGCGCGGTGCCGCCGGTGGTCGTCGAACCGGAGGCCCTGCCCGAACTGCTGAGCCCGGTCGAGCCGACGCCGGAGTCGCTGGTCGCCCCGGCCGAGCTGCCCCCGCCGCCGATGCGCTTCCACGGCGAGAAGGTGCTGATCGTCGACGACGACCTGCGCAACGTCTTCGCCCTGACCAGCGTGCTGGAGCTGCACGGCCTCCAGGTCATCTACGCCGACAACGGCATCACCGGCGTGCGCGCCCTGGAGCAGTACGACGACGTCACGCTGGTGCTGATGGACATCATGATGCCGGAGCTGGACGGCAACGCGACCATGGCCGCGATCCGCGCCATGTCCCGCTACGCCGACCTGCCGGTCATCGCGGTGACCGCGAAGGCCATGAAGGGCGACCGCGAGAAGTCGCTGGCCTCGGGCGCGACGGACTACGTGACCAAGCCCGTGGACACCGAGCACCTGCTGCGGCTGATCGCGTTCTACCTCGGCGTCGAGCAGGACTGA